In the Vanessa cardui chromosome 10, ilVanCard2.1, whole genome shotgun sequence genome, one interval contains:
- the LOC124533193 gene encoding CDP-diacylglycerol--inositol 3-phosphatidyltransferase, whose protein sequence is MTETKENIFLFVPNIIGFGRVILAIISFYYMPTHCVLACTCYITSALLDAFDGHAARYFNQSTKFGAMLDQLTDRAGTAGLMMTLATFYPKYTFWFQLSMAIDITCHWLYLHTSTLQGKTSHKFIDMSENPIMHLYYTNKNVLFFMCAGNEAFYAALYVMYFFTGPTVLGIGLFKLIALISMPVAVIKAAISVLHGIVASMNLSIIDVNERAAIAQKQNN, encoded by the exons ATGactgaaacaaaagaaaacatatttttgtttgtaccGAACATAATTG gTTTCGGGAGAGTTATTCTGGCTATTATATCTTTTTACTACATGCCAACCCATTGTGTCCTGGCATGTACATGTTATATTACATCGGCACTGCTGGATGCTTTCGACGGACATGCCGCACGGTACTTTAATCAAA gtACCAAATTTGGTGCAATGTTGGACCAGCTAACAGACCGTGCTGGAACTGCTGGCTTAATGATGACTTTGGCTACATTCTATCCAAAGTACACTTTCTGGTTCCAACTGTCTATGGCTATTGATATAACTTGCCATTGGCTCTATTTGCACACTTCCACTTTACAAGGGAAGACTTCACACAAATTTATTGATATGTCAGAGAATCCCATAATGCATCTgtactatacaaataaaaatgtacttttctTCATGTGTGCGGGTAATGAAGCATTCTATGCAGCCTTGTATGTGATGTACTTCTTTACAGGCCCTACAG tattGGGAATAGGTTTATTCAAACTGATTGCGCTGATATCCATGCCTGTGGCAGTTATAAAAGCAGCTATATCAGTTCTTCACGGAATTGTTGCATCTATGAACTTATCCATTATTGATGTCAATGAACGAGCGGCTATTGCCCAGAAGCAGAATAATTAA